The Urbifossiella limnaea nucleotide sequence GGGACGGTGTCGAGCGGGCGGACGAGGACGGGTTTCGCGGGCGCCGCTACGGTGGCGCGGCCGCCCAGGGTGGCGATGCGGGCGCGGAGGGCGGCGGTCACGGGCTCGGCGGCGTCCGCGGCGAGCTCGCCACGGTCAACGAGCCCGCCCACCTCGCGGACGGCGAAGCGGGCGTGTTCGAGCTGGGCGGCGCGGCGGCCGTCTTGGTCGAGGCCGCAGCTCGGGCAGTTCTGGTGGTGCGGGAGGAGTTCGTGCTCGCAGCCGGGGCACCAGCGTCGGCGGCGCGGGGAGTGCTGCGGCGCGGGTTGGTTCCCCGACAGTGCCCTGTAGCCGGCGACGGCCGCGACCCACAGCGCGTGCCCGAGCACGACCACGAAGCCGAGCACGAGAACGGAGCCGCAACAGAATTCCATGGGCGACCCGGGAGGGCGGCGTCACAGACCGGACACCGTAGCCTGACCGGTATTCCCGCGGACCGCAAGGGGTGGGGGACGAGATGGGGCCGGCTTCCCGCCGGCCGGGGCGGTGGTGGCGGGCGGGAAGCCGGCCCCACGATTACGGGATGCCGCGCACGATCGCCGGGCCGAGCAACTTGGTGACGCCGACGGGCAGCCTCTGCCACACGCGGATGGCCCGCTGGTAGCGCGGGTTGTCCGGGTGCAACTCGCGGCCGCCGGCGTGCCCGGCGTACTGCCACACCGCCGGCCGCGGTTCCGCACCCCACTGCTTCTTGAACCGAAACGTCGGGCCGTCGGCGGTCGAGCGGCCGAAGTCGAACTCGGTCTGCCCCCGCTCCACGGCCCGCTTCAGCAGCTGCCAGTACATCAGCATGTTCACGCAGGTGGGGTTCAGCTCCTTCAGCGCGGACGCCGTCGGGACCTCCGTCGTGCCCCAGCCGTGGAGGAGCAGCGCTGCTGCGGCCGGCTTCCCGCCGGTGCGAAGCACGCACACTTCCGCCGCGCCGGGGAACGCGGCCAGGATTTCGCGGAACAGGCCGATGCCGTACACCGGCGTGCCCAGGTCGCGCATGTTCTCCGTCAGCACGGCGTAGAAGTCGGCCAGCAGTTCGGCCCCGCCCCACGCCACGGCGAATCCGTGCCGCTCGCCCTTGCGGACCTGGTTCCGCACCTTCGGGGCGAACCGCTTCCACAGGGCGTCGGCCGTCTTCGGCAGCGCGAGCCGCATGTGTACCTTGCTGGTGACCTCGACCGTCAGGTCGGGGTGGTCGACGGGTGCCTCCTGCCGCAACTCCAGGTAGCGGACGTTCAGCTCGTCGGCGAGGGTGGCGGCGCGGGACACCAGGAGCGCCTGCACGTCGGCGGACGCGGCCACGACGCCGTTCGAGTTGAGGTACGGCAGGCTGACGAGGAACCGGCCGAACAGCGGCCCGCTGACGTGCGCCAGCGGCAGGAAGCCGTGCGTGGTTCCGCCGCTCACGGCTTCGAGCGCGAACACCTCGTGACCGAGGC carries:
- a CDS encoding FemAB family XrtA/PEP-CTERM system-associated protein, translating into MIRLMSPPAPELAVVVHPRAALAARLPALTDFVRRSAPVVPLGKHPAWLGVLNAGLGHEVFALEAVSGGTTHGFLPLAHVSGPLFGRFLVSLPYLNSNGVVAASADVQALLVSRAATLADELNVRYLELRQEAPVDHPDLTVEVTSKVHMRLALPKTADALWKRFAPKVRNQVRKGERHGFAVAWGGAELLADFYAVLTENMRDLGTPVYGIGLFREILAAFPGAAEVCVLRTGGKPAAAALLLHGWGTTEVPTASALKELNPTCVNMLMYWQLLKRAVERGQTEFDFGRSTADGPTFRFKKQWGAEPRPAVWQYAGHAGGRELHPDNPRYQRAIRVWQRLPVGVTKLLGPAIVRGIP